Genomic DNA from uncultured Fusobacterium sp.:
TGTTTTATCTTATGTTGAGGAAGCTTTTATAAATGGTTATATTGATTTTTCATGGAAAGGTAGTAAAGGAGCTTCTAATAATAAAGATAGAAAAATTCCAATGAGAAAAAGTATTGATATTCAAGATGATATGGAGATAAATCTAGAAAACCATATGATTCAAATAAATTTTTCTGGAACTATAAACTCTAGTAAGAAATTTTAAACTTTTTTGCTATATTTGTCGTCTAAAATAATATAAAAAAATGTGAGGGTAAATTTGATGGACTTTGATGAGATTTTCGAGGAGTATTTTGATAGGATATATTACAAAGTTTTAGGAGTAGTAAAAAATCCTGAAGATGCTGAAGACATATCTCAGGAAGTTTTTATGAGTGTCTATAGAAACTTAAAGAGTTTTCGTTCGGAAAGTAATATATACACCTGGATATACAAGATTGCAATAAATAAAATTTATGATTTTTTCAGAAAAAGAAAAATAGAATTAGATATTAATGAAGAGATTCTAATGTTAGAGGATAATACTAATATTGATACATCAATTCTTTTAGAGGAAAAGTTAAAATTATTATCACCTAAAGAGAGAGAAATTGTAATTTTAAAAGATATATATGGATATAAATTAAAAGAAATAGCAGAGATGAAGGAGATAAATATTTCTACAATAAAATCTATATATTATAAAGCAATCAAGGATATGGGAGGAAATTAATATGGTATCACCAAAGGATAGAGTAAAGGCAAATATATATAAAGAATTATTTGAAGAGGAGAAAAGAAAAAATAAAAGAAAATCTTTATTTTCCGTTTCACTATTCTTTTTAGGAATTTTTACTAGTTCAACTTATCAGATGTTAGTTAGAGAAACACCAATAGAATCAACAATAAATTATGCTGTAAATAAGTCAGTTACTGGTGTAGAAAGAAAAAAAATAGATCTTTCAATGGAACATTTCTTTAGTAATAATTTTTTTGATGATAAAAAAATTGAAATAAATGCTGATGAGTTATTTGGCTTAGATACACAAATTTAGTGGGGGATTTTAATGAGGAAAATATTTAGTTGTGCTGTGATGTTGTTGTTCTCATCTTTAATTTTTGCATCAGAAGGACTTGGAATTGTTTCAGATGAAGATTTTTTAAAAGTAGGTGTAACTCCTGAAAAT
This window encodes:
- a CDS encoding RNA polymerase sigma factor — encoded protein: MDFDEIFEEYFDRIYYKVLGVVKNPEDAEDISQEVFMSVYRNLKSFRSESNIYTWIYKIAINKIYDFFRKRKIELDINEEILMLEDNTNIDTSILLEEKLKLLSPKEREIVILKDIYGYKLKEIAEMKEINISTIKSIYYKAIKDMGGN